atgtacagagtcgccacctagcatttaaggtatactagggtacctataaattattaatatatgcagcttaacatgatctacgaaaataagtgagattctaggtaagggttcaaattattccgaagggaatgtgttaggcatccttcagaatccacaaatgtggttcccggctggaccaatttaactatacgagggatgtgtaaaaaggctttattatttacaaaaattaatagaatttagactaaagaataatatgaatattcacataaataatcatgcaatacgtattttatacatatgtgttataataattattaaaaaaaaagttatgtgcaacttagaagcttgggtatgtgaaaagggtataaggaatggacatgaaattattttgcactcaaggtgagttaactaatttaactagctaagtatgtacacgtaatcaattaattatgagaatacattttaaaacctaaatattgaggcaaatcaccctatttatttacttaagtgtgctaagctactaaattaaaactctagcgaaacatgataactataagaatattaactacaaaaataataactgtctaatattaatttatctaaaacacataaaatttaaatcacctaagcagatcataaataaataccactagcctacaccctaaaaagtaaagtttcactatattttatgcttgcataatttaaaaatgtaaaaacaatatatatataaacaaagaatttaagaagctatttgaacttcttttgagtgccatctcccaaaaaataacttcagatacctgcatgagacttaataaaaaatgttagtaagaaaataaataattatcggatgaattaaaaataatgaataaacttaaaataaaaatccgtctttgtacatggaaggccttagaaatcgacggaaatttcttcatcggccataaCTATTCGATTAATTGTAGCTGCAGTACAAAGACACTCTTTTAAGTGTTTGTCGGATTCTGATGCAGAGCATAATTATTCATAATTATTCAAAATGGCCCctgttttgtccaaagaatagaagattgcacccttttgtctcctcaatgcttaccttaatccctttttaaaacaaaatgatgaaaccttgacttgatccgattttactctgcgttaaaaaattaattactccgattttctgTGCACTGttagactgtactaaaatatagttaattaatacctgtataaataataacgcaagtataaaatataaacattaatgtctatgatatgaaaatgtattgctatgaAATTGAGAAACAATAATTAATTtcacaaaaaatggtagtattacgctgtatatgtgcaaaataatgattcttgaaaaaatgacaataaattgagaaaattcctaaaataaggataatcatcaataaattgttgaaaaagtgtcaaaatgtgtaaaaaatgtatttcgtgctctttaacgaatcaggggcccccaaaacgttaattttaagcacgtcgagccaaaattaggtgtcaacagtagcTAGTTAGAGTTATACAGGTATTAGTAATACATGAATTAgttatgcagggtttagttattcatgtattagttattttaTCTTTTGTCCTGcacaaaataatacatagattttctcataacttatacatgtattagttatgcggatTTCTAAATTACAAACCAAACACTAtactaattttatacatgaataattcACCTCATAACTAGCTACCAAACACAGTATTACTTATGTAGAATTTTAATATATGAATAATTTACTTTTAACCAGCtatcaaacgacccctaagtgatGTGGGTTAAACACGTGTTACGAGTTCAAACGATTGTGATTGACAAAAGTTTATTTTCTAAGTGGAAAAGATTAAATGAGCAAATTCATTATTCATCGAGTTTCAAGTTGTACAAACGCTAGTGTTTGGAAATTTCTTAGTTATTTGAAACAGGAAGGGAAAAGACAgggggggagaggggggggggggggggggtggcgcTTAAAAACAAAagggataaaaaataaaaagaatcatCTGATCTACCGGATTCAAACCTGTGACCTTAATCTAGTGTTAAAAGAGCAACTGGCCACTAAGTGATGCGGGTTAAATACACGTTACGAGTTCAAACCTTGTGATTGACAGAACATTATTTTTTAAGTGGAGAAGATTAAAGGGATAAACTCATCATCCATCGAGTTTCAAATAAGAGATTTCTCAATTACAAAATcgaacagtacaaaaaaaaaaagggataaaaaaaaatagaaagaatcaTCCAACCTACCGGATTCGAACCAGTGACCTTAATCTAGCGGTAAGAGGGCAACTAGCCACCAAGTGATGTGGGTTAAACACACGTTACGAGTTCAAACCTTCTAATTgacaaaattttatttttttagtggAGAAGATTAAATGGACAAACTCATTATTCATCGAGTTTCAAATTGTACAAACACTAGTGTTCGGTAAatgagcggggggggggggggggggcggttaGGGCTTAAAAAGAGAAGggataaaaaaatgaaaagaatcaTCCGACCTACCGGATTCGAACCAGTGACCTAAGGATTAGCTGCGGTATTTACCGACTACAGTCCTCCGCTCTACCAACTGAGCTAAGGTCGGATTTGTTTCGCTTTGGTAGCCAATTATTAATATATCACCTTTATTCTCATTCTTTTCCATTTCATGGCATTTTGTATTTTGATGACTAATTCGTGGACTGCGTCAGTTATATAAAGCTTGGAAGAATCAGTCATACGATCATCCATTTTCACATATTTGACTTTGTTGAGAGGCCTGCACCTCACCAGATTTCTTCGAATAAATCAACAAAGAAAGTCGGACAATAAATGTGCTTCCGGCAAATGGCACATTCCTGCTGATCATTTATTCTAATTGACAACTACAAAGAGAAGATACCATTATTTAAGGGTGAGCATTCTATTAACTAACTATCAGTGGCAAAGTCAGGATTTTTGTTTAGacgattcaaaaaaaaaaaaaaatcacactgTAAATACAGTGTAATTTTGCGGCAAATGGGGTTTGGATCCGCCCCTGTTAATGACTATGAAGTGATGATGTTAACTTAAAGGACTGAAGAGAAACAAGAAGTTTACGGAATGGGCCTGGAAAACAATATAAACTAGTGAATTTAAACTCCATTATGCCTACAACATATCAACAATTATAGTTACAATATACTAGTAAGTAATATTTTTGCCTTCCATGGTTAGACCAACAGAAAAAGCACGTTGGTTGATATCTTTACATTGAGGTTAGTGGAACTTGATGGCTCTCATTTGGTGTCACCTACTTCTTTGTATCTGCTTGTATTCTACATTTAGAAAATAATGGTCCGCCTCCGCCATCAACAGTACTAGAGCTATGTCTTTGAAACTTTCTTTTCCATGGTGTCAATTTCTTGAGGTTGAAAAGCATAGCGCTCCCAGGATACGTTCTTGTTTCCAAGCTCGATTGGTTCTCTGTAACACTGATCACAAAATACAGGGTGAGAATCCTAGCAGTAGTAGTCTAACTGGCAACTTCTCTTGTCCAACTGACGGGTTAATTACATAAATGATCACAACTTAACAGATCAGAAATTGAAACAAAAAGATGCAGAATCCAAAGCGTTCGTATACTGCTAAAATGTTTCCGGACATGTTGGTTCACCAAACAGAACAATGCATGATTGTGTTAACACCAAGAAAAAAGTATACCTTTTTCTTCTTATCCTCTTCCTTTGCTAATTGCTTGCCTTGAGCAGACGCTCTTCTGATCCTGGAAATCTTTATACCAGTGGCCTCATTGTTTTGAGTATTATTTGGCATTATCTGTCAAGTTCATGAAAGTTGCAATATATCAAACCCTATTATATGGATATGATTTGTATTGATTCTTCCAATTTAAATTGTTAGTAACTTTAAGAGTTTGAACTAGAGTGAACTAGTTGGTAGAGAGAAGGGAAACCATAAATATTGGGATTAGAAAGCAACCATGGAATTACGTAAAACCTAGAAAACAAATCGATGCTACAATTGATTAAGTTAGTCGCCAAGGGCTCAGCAAGAATGGTACCTCACAATATGGACTATATTTTCCTTGTATGCACGGAAATGAGGTATGCATCCACAAGTAAGGCTCAGACTTCATTTTTTGCTCAACCTCACAATGCATTCCTTCCTCAGCCTCAAACATCTGTGCAACAGCTTCCATTTTTGAAATGTCCTCAGTAACAAAGAGGCTGCAGCTACTTCCACACTGACAGTTAAAAGTTTCATAATCTGCATGATGAAGTTTATTTTTGTTAAGCAAAGAGGGGTGGAAAAAGAAATGATCAACTGGTGCTCAATAAGTGCCACAGGTTTAAGTCTTACGGCCCATCGAGCTGCGTATTTTACTAAAGTAAAAAGCTTACTGGAAATGGTACGAAATGTTGAAGTTTTTAGCTCTAGTACCATGAAAAAGGCATACGGGACCAGCGTAACATTTGCACTCAATGTATGCCACATAACAGAGTCGTTTGCAGAGGATGCAGGTAAATGACCCTTGAGGTTTTGAGCACATTCTAAGAGAAGTTTTTAACTTCTCCAAGCACCAGCGGGCATGGTGGTATGATCTCAATAAGCATGAAAATGAAGTCATTACACAATGAACATCGTTTAAATCTGCTGCGCAATAAGGTCCGCGAGCTAAAGACTTCGAGAGAAGCATCGCTTCTGCACATAGGAGCTCTTCATAAGGAATAATTGGCGCCTTCCCAAGAAGAGCATAACGTTCACTAGCTGCAGCCCCAAATAGAAACCATTCACCAATTGCAAAATTCACGGCCTCACCACAGTTAAAGCCTGCAGCAACCAGGAAAATTAGTTGTATGGACAAATTAATATCCTCCAAATTGTATATGATCATTGCAAGTGACTTATCAAGATCTAACCATGACTAAATCCTGAATGGTATGCTCTGGGGAAGGTAATAACGAACTCTCCTGGCATTTGCACAGCCTTGTAAACAGGAACATCATATTGCAGCAGAATCTTTGGAGAAGCCATTGTTGTTTTCTCCTGAAGTATATTAAAGACTCCATCGACCCCATTTTCTGATAGGATTTCTTCATTATAAACATGACGCCGAATAAAATTCTCGAACTGAAGAGCTGCATGACCAGGAACTCCATACCAATTTTTGGCCGCCCCACAGTGATGATAGTTAATGCTGAGAGGAAAAAGTAAGGAAAATGTAAAGAAACTGAATGGCTGAAACATCTAAAGAAATGTTGATAGTATGACTTGCCTATAGAGATAGTGATCCTCCACATGCCAAGCAAACATACTAAATAGCATCCCAATGTACAGCATGGGTTCTGTTACTCCCTGAAACAAATAAATGTATCAAAAAGATTGAAGCATTTACTGAAATGCTGCATTTTTCCAAGAATCTACGATCATTACCGGTATTTCGTTAACAAGAAAGCGTAATGCGGATCTTCGCAGCCGAGGAAGTATCTGCACAGAGAACAACAATAGGATATTGGATGAAAAGGAAAAGGTGTACTAGTCATGGTATTTGCAGATCTTATTCCTCGACACAAAAGCAGCTCAATGAAATTAGAAAATGTTAATGCAATACTGCATGAGAAACAGTAAATTATGAACTCCCGTTCACTTCAAATCATTCACACGCAGCAACAAGCTTAGGATAGTCCATCTTAGAAAAGGAAGAAAGATGATAACAGAAGAACACAAGAAGGACGTACAAAAAAACTAGCAGCAGAAGTTTGAATAGAACCTTGAAATTCCATTTGCTACTTCCAAGAGGATCAGTGGAAGTGCTTGAGAAGGCACTGCCATCTATATTAATTCCATACTCAACCATTCCTTTCTTTGCATGTACCATTTCTTTCCAGAACTCCTTTTCCACATATGCAGGAGGAAGGCATCCAGATATACAGTATTTTCGAGCTGTTGCCTTGTTTGCCATTATCTCAAAATCCCGGATAGTATAATTTCTGGAACACAAAAAAGACACATGAAGAAAACAACCATATAAGATCCAACAGGTAAGTAGCAAGACAATGCCAATAATGAGATACAGTATGATAGCAGCAGTTTGTGCTGCAATAGATACGGCCACTATTTTGTGATAGTATTTGCGTAATCTATAGCGAACATCACTTATATATAATACCTTCCTCTCATGAAGAATGTGATCTTATCGTTGTTATTCCATTCAGCAAGTCGCAGAGGTTGCAACTTAGTGGTAAACTTAAAACGTTTTTGCTCTTTCATCAGCGCTACACCAGCTGGAACAGAAGATCCCAGAGGAGAGACAATCTTACAAATGCCTAAAATTCAACAAAATGCTGGTCAATCAGCAGAACATGGATGAAAAAAGTATAAAAACTATCACAGCACAATGAGAGAAGCAATAAGAGTTCAACTTAACCATCGTACGGTCAGAAAAGAACAGTACAGTGAATGGATCAAAAGGGAATTATTTAACTGTTCTGTTTCCTAGAGCCGTTATCTGGTGAATGAGAAAAATTCTATAATGTCACATCCAAAAAGAGTTAACAAAGAGGACACGGGAATATGATCTCCTCCCCAGTTAAACACCATTACAATGTCGAGATCTGGTATTGCCGAACTCAGAAGTAGGAAACATATGCAGCTCATAACCTTATAAGTCTAACCTTATACTCCTTTCATCTCACGTCGTAAGCACTTTTTGCTTATTGATGGTCAGTTTAACGAATTTTCGTAGCTAACTTGAAATAAATAGTTAAATTTTTCAGAAAAATTAATTAGAAATCAAGTAACACATTGCAATCTTTCTTGTCAAAGTTCACTTAGTTCAACCCTCGAGAAATAGAAAATGACAAATTGTAGGACTGAGGAAGTACTATATGGTATATGTTGCTCTAAAGCTTTCTAATACTGCAGTTAAAATGGCAAGTTGTATTCAGGAATCTGTGCCATCTATTCACATACGTTGCATATAAATATACTTTTTCTTTTATTGTTTATCAATATACTAATACCAAGAGAAGATTTTCAATTGTCAGGTTACCAAATTTTGATGCTTCAGGAGCAATTTTCTGCACATAAACCAAGGGATCCTCAAACTCTTCCTTAGATGGACGATATACTGGACATTCTTTGATCGTATCAGTCCAATCAAATTCATTCATACTAAGCTGACTGGCTTTCCTTTTTTGAGAAACTTTTCCATGAGAAGGTCCACGAAGACAAGGTTTCTTCACTTTTCTTGCAGGTTTTGTTTTGATTACTTTCTGAACATCAGAGGGGAATGTTGTATCCCCATTCGAAGCATCTTTACCCTTATATTTCTCTGTCACCCCTTTTTCACTTGACAAACTATCCCCTGCTTCAGCCTGCAGAAAAGCCTTATAAGAGTATATAATTCTCAAGATTTATATCTAGAATGCTGCGGAAATTTCGACTCTTATTACTAGGAATTGTTTGAAAAAATGATAGGAATTGAAGTTAACGGACTCAGTTTTCATTACTTACAGTCTTTATCATTCTTGATCAATAGTAAGAAAATCTAGTCATATTAAAAACATGAATTAAAAAGAAACTCAAATTGGCGAAACAACATAATCTTGAACGAATGAATAAACTAAGAAAACTGAAAAAAGATGATTGGATTGCTTTTTTGCCAATTAAGCAAACCGCCCAGAAATGATTCCAGTCTACACTTCATAATTCAAATCCAAAAACCATAACTTTTTCTTACAATGAATCTGGAAAAAGTGAACGTACATTGAAAGTTGGAACTAGACACAATGATAAATCCAAGAATATGGGAAAATTCAAACATTTCTTGGTGTATTTAAAGGCAAGAAAGTTGATCAAACAGTGAAATTACTGTTAGGAAAACAATGTTAAGTCCAAAGAATCACATTAGAAGTAAAGAAATCTGAAGAAACTTACCATTTCATGCGTGCTTTACGTATATTATGTGTAGAATTtccaaaaagagagagagagagaaagaggcacTGAAGAAGTTAACTAAGAAGCCCTTTGAAGATTTCAAAAGTGGATAGAACGTTACAGTTGTTGGCTATTTATACCTTTGCATTTTGGGCAATATCGAATGGGCCCCTGGTTACCCGGATGACCCGACCCATTCATCAATGAAATATTGCATTTTCATGCAATTAATTGACGGGAAAAAAATGCAATTAATTGTTAAATTcgttttttttaaaattacaatTATGAGAACTGGCCAAAGGAGGACTAGATTATTGGTTAATTGAAAGTCACCAATACGCATGTTTCAGTTACTCGATTTTTTTTTAGGTTGTTCATTAccttaaaattaaatattaagaATTTGTACAGAAAAAAATTAAATGTTCTATCGCAATTAATTCTGCTTTTGTTGACCAATATATTAAGGTAACACTTGCTTATCCACAAGGGCGAtccagaatttgaagtttatggattTTTTCAGTGACTTTAAATAAATATATACAATAATAGCTGAATTCACCGTCTAATTTTTGTAATATTCAGTGTGTTTTTAACACATATACATGATTTGGGCAAAAGCTAATGAATTTACGTGAACTCGTTGCTTGCATAGTAGATCTGCTCGTGCCTATCTATATGCATCTCTTCTTTTTGTATATATCTGTGCCCGCATTGGCCACTGGGGCCTTCACTAACATTGGCCATTGGGGCCTTCACTAACCCGAGTTTGCATTGCATGAGTTAGGCCCATTAAACGAGGAAATGCGCCTTACTAGAATTTTTTTCATACTCAAAATCCGAAACTGAAATCTATGATTAAGTAATTTTGCAATGCCATCATTATCTTATGAAATTCGAAACTAAAATGTATGATTAAGTAATTTTGTAATGCCATCATTATCTTATGAAATTCTAGACTTCTAGTAGTTCGCCTAGTTTCATAATTTGAGGATAGTTacttagtattactattattagtcgaTCAAACTAATGGTATATTTGTACTTCCAAATTATTTGTTATATATAGCATTCGTATATTCAATATCTGACCAATTATTTAGAATGATATTGGATGCAGATAAGTTTGTTATTTTAACAGGCATATTGTAGAATAATAAAAGAATGCATAAATATATAGTTCGTATATAGCTAACATACAGCTGGTATACAGAAACTGTTATGAGTATAACTAACTGTCCAAAAGTTGGTTATACACCAGTGTCCCTCCAAAAGAGGTTACGAGTTAGTAGATTAGTTTAGGAAGGTTAGTAGACTATATAAAGTGTATTCTCTCACTttgtaactgtcacgacccaagtagccgtgagtggcacccacacaaatccccctagtgggcgaaccatccccttacccAACTATCAATCATTTTAAAACAATTGCAAAGCGTTAACCAGAATTAAATTATAaaactgtctagtcatgccatcaATAAATAAAAGTGCGGAAATCTAACTATTATATCTCCaaagatccgaaagtcatcgtacaggcaCTCTAAAATATAAACTATCTAGGGAAATAACAACTGACTAGAATAACATaagtaatgtctggaatgaaagcaGACATCAACAAGAGAAGATtttcaggcggcctggcatg
The nucleotide sequence above comes from Lycium barbarum isolate Lr01 chromosome 3, ASM1917538v2, whole genome shotgun sequence. Encoded proteins:
- the LOC132634109 gene encoding lysine-specific demethylase JMJ13-like; this translates as MAEAGDSLSSEKGVTEKYKGKDASNGDTTFPSDVQKVIKTKPARKVKKPCLRGPSHGKVSQKRKASQLSMNEFDWTDTIKECPVYRPSKEEFEDPLVYVQKIAPEASKFGICKIVSPLGSSVPAGVALMKEQKRFKFTTKLQPLRLAEWNNNDKITFFMRGRNYTIRDFEIMANKATARKYCISGCLPPAYVEKEFWKEMVHAKKGMVEYGINIDGSAFSSTSTDPLGSSKWNFKILPRLRRSALRFLVNEIPGVTEPMLYIGMLFSMFAWHVEDHYLYSINYHHCGAAKNWYGVPGHAALQFENFIRRHVYNEEILSENGVDGVFNILQEKTTMASPKILLQYDVPVYKAVQMPGEFVITFPRAYHSGFSHGFNCGEAVNFAIGEWFLFGAAASERYALLGKAPIIPYEELLCAEAMLLSKSLARGPYCAADLNDVHCVMTSFSCLLRSYHHARWCLEKLKTSLRMCSKPQGSFTCILCKRLCYVAYIECKCYAGPVCLFHDYETFNCQCGSSCSLFVTEDISKMEAVAQMFEAEEGMHCEVEQKMKSEPYLWMHTSFPCIQGKYSPYCEIMPNNTQNNEATGIKISRIRRASAQGKQLAKEEDKKKKCYREPIELGNKNVSWERYAFQPQEIDTMEKKVSKT